The Capricornis sumatraensis isolate serow.1 chromosome 15, serow.2, whole genome shotgun sequence DNA segment TGACGCTGGGCACGAGCCACGCGGCCAGGTGGAAGTACTGCGAGTAGCCGGCGATGGCCTCATTGCCCCATTTCATGCCCGCCGCCAGGAACCACGTGAGCGACAGGATCACCCACCAGATGGAGCTGGCCATGCCGAAGAAGTAGACGAGCAGGAAGACCACGGTGCACAGCGCCGGGCCAGTGGTCTCGTAGCGCACGTGCTGCTCCACGGCGCCCAGCTCCTCATACTCGCCGCGCCCACCCGGGCCCCCAGCGCCGGCTCCCGCCGCACCCGCGCCTGCCGCCGCGCCCCCCGCGCCCCCGGCCCCTCCAGCAGTGCCAGCGCCGCCGCTGCACGCCACCTTCTCGTGGCCCGCCACCAGGCGCACCAGGTAGCCGACAGACACGAAAAGGTAGCAGGCCGAGAGGAATATGATGGGCCGCTCCGGGTACTTGAAGCGCTCCATGTCGATGAGGAAGGTGGAGACGGTGGCGAAGGTGGACACGAAGCATAGTACAGACCACAGGCCTATCCAGAAGACGGTGAAGGCGCGCTCGTCCTGGCTGAAGAACGGGTTGTGGCAAGGCAACGCGCAGTTGGCGATCTGGCCCGTCTTGACGCGGTTGTAGAGAGGGTGCCGCTCGCTGGACACGCTCACCATGGGCGCGCGGCACTGGCATCCCGGCTCGCAGGGCGCCGCGCCGCCGCCAGGGGGCCGCGCCTtcgcgccgccgccaccgccgccaccACCGCCGCCGCGCGCAGGGGGCGCAGCCGCGTCCCCGCCGCCGCCCCTGCCGCGGGACGGGGGCCGGGCCCCGGGTGGGCGGCCGTGGCCGCTGCCGGAGGGCGGCTGCTCAccggggggcggcggcggggggcggcGCGGCGGGCTGGGCGCGGCCGTGGTGAGGTCGGTGCGGTTGTAGTCCATGCACAGCGTGTCGGGGTTGCCCTGCTCGGGCAGCCGGTCGCAGCGCATGCGGTCGGGCCAGGCGAAGCCGTACTGGCGCATGAGGGGCGCGCAGCCGGCCTTGGCGCGCTCGCACACCGAGcggcagggaggcaggggcttCTTGTAGTCCTCTAGGCAGATGGGCGTGTACATGCTGCACAGGAAGAACTTGAGGTCGGGCGAGCACTGGATCTCCACCAGCGGCCAGAACTGGTGCACCTCCAGGCCCGCCTCGTCCTGCGTGTCGTGGTTGAACTGGTTGGGCATATAGGTGTAGTTGTAGCCGATGCCCTTGCACAGCGGCACGGTGATCTCCTGGCACGCCAGTTCCTTGGCTGAGGCGGCCGCCGCACCGCTCGAGCGCTGCAGCAGCGCCAGGGCGGCCAGCAAAGAGGCCACTTCTAACAGGTAACCCCACTCCATGCTGCGCGCCTCGGCCCCGCGCCTTCGCCCTCCGGGCGGCGCGCGGAGGGGCGCCAGGGGCTCCTGCGAGAGCGCCGGgctctctcctgcctctctcGGGAGTGGTTCTGCCAATAGCCTAGTCCCTTATCGGGATGCTTCCTCTTGGCGCTGCGGGAGACGAGGGTGGCCGCCGATGGGCACCGTGGTCCCAGCGTCTGCCCCGCTCACTCCCGCCGGGCTCAGCCCTCGCGGGACAGAGTGGCCAGCCCCCAGctcatctctccctccctcgGTCTCTTTCTCCGCGCGCGCCGGTGACTCTGCCGGGCACTGAGGGCGGAGGCGCGGCAAGTTTCTTCTCGGGCCGCGGTGCGCAGTCAAGATGGCTGGGCCAGGCCGCTCTGAGCCGGGTCAGCCCCTGCAGCCCCCTTTCGGCGTCCCGGGGCTCATGCTCGCCCCCAGGGCCGCGCGGCTGCTGCCGGGGTTAGAGGCCCGCCTCCACCGAGGCCACGGCCCTCAGTCCCCGGCGTCCGTCCGTCGGTCAGCAGCCGGGATGACGGGCCCCGCCTCCGGTGGAAGTCGCGCTCCTGCCGGCACTGGGGCAAGGTGTCGGTGGTCCCCTTCTCGCTGAACTCACGGAGGCAAATCCAGGCCGGAAGGCGGAGCAGACACCTGAGCGGCGCGCCCGCgccccgccaccgccgccgccgccgccgccgccgccgccgccgccgccgccgccgccaccgccgccaccTCCTCGGCGGGAGCAGTGTCCCTCGCCAACTTCCCGCTCCGGCCCCGCTACGCCCAGGCCGGCTCATGAATATTTATACGGCGCGGACTCGGTCTCCGCCCGCGGCCGGCGCGCCAATCCCGGGCTCGGGGCGGAGTCTGCGCGCTCCCCAGGCCCCGCCTTCCTGGGGCGGACCCGGCTGCCCCTCGGCAGTGCGAGCTGTCTGCGGCTGGAGTTTGGATAACCTTGGGGTTGACCGCAGAGACGGGTTTTGCCACGATCGTCCCCGAGGCGCCCTGTGGGGCTGAGGTCGGGGTTCCTTCACCCCGAGTCTGCGCTTGGAAACTGGGGGATTCTTTATACAGCGCGCTTTCAGAGGCCAGTTTCGAACTAGTCAAGCCCCTGCTTCCTACGCTCCCCGAATGTGGGCAACCTGCTGGCGAGGGGACTCCGCGCCCCTCAGCCAGCCGACGCGTGCGCGGGGGCTTTGCGGGGGAATGGGGAAGCGGTGCCCTTCTTGGGATTGTCAGAACGATGGTCTTGGAAGCTTGGCGATGTGGGAGGAGTGCAATGACTGCAGTTTATTTCTAGATGATGGGGCTGGACAGGGGGCAGCCGGGGAAGAGGTACCCGGGAGCCCAAGGGCGCGGGCGCGAGAGGCGTGTGCGGGCGGGCGGGAAGAAAGGGGTCTCCTCTTGCCTCAGCTGAGGGACGTGAGGCAGCGTCAGTTTCTTTACCTGGAGAGTGGGGTTCAGATCTCAAAGGGGGTTCTGCTAATTAGGCTAGATAAGATATATAAAGCATCCGGACATATTTAAAGCGCTCCCTTAAGAGATAATTCCCTTtcttctttaaagaagaaaaatagaaagggagaaagaaaaacttaTAGGACAGACTGGAAACTCTGTGGCTGGATTCCCCCTCTTAGCCTCGCGCTTTTGGAACGTATGTGCGTCTCTCCAAAGTTGACATGTTTTTGCCAGAGCCTCCTCCTCCCGGTGGGAGGCGGCGCCGGGCCCTGGCGCGAACGCGCGGACACGTCTCCGCGGTGTTCCCGGGGCCGAGCGGCTGGGGACGCGGCCAAGGAGCGAGGCCCCCGCCAGCTCGTAGCTACCTTAGACGGGGAGGGGCCCGAGGGGCGGGAGGCCTGGCAGGTTCATTTACGCTTGTTAGGACGTCCCAGGGGGTTGTCTTTCTCCGAGAATggagtgtttattttttaattgatgtgcTGTTTCATTTAGCGCTTGTATGGAACTCACGCTGGGGCTGTAATTACTGTAATCTCGGGAACAAGCATTTCAGTTAGCCAGGAGGGTGGCAGCAGacgtctgtctctctctctcctccttttcctctcgcgtctcccttctccctctccggCTAGAAAACTAAAGTTATTGAGGATACGGGGACGATAGGATACGGATACGAAGGAGAGATAGAGCTAAAAGCTCGTTTGAGGCCAGGCCTTTTTTATTGGGTTGCGAGTGAGGGGAGGAGGATGCGGTGGTGGTGGTAGTAGGTAATTATCTGTTTACAAACAACTCTTGTCGTGAAACAAAAATAACTAGCAGCATCTGTGTATGGCAGGACCCTATGCCTCTCCTGTTCTCTCTAGCTTAGTTTAGCAACCGCATTCTAATTAGAAAGATAGAATctcccaacccccccaccccctcaccccagccccacccctaaTTTTTGGCAAGTTCGGTATTTTCACCAAGAATTCTAGGCAGAGCCACTAGGCTGTAGTCAAAACCccattgtcttttttcttttaaactggtcTGTTTAGAATCTCTTTATTataccaaaacaaaacacttccttcgcattttttgttttagaaaagctAAACTGCATAGGAATCAGAAATTCTGAGGCTTCAGAAAGATTGGCTGATTCAGCAGAAAATGATCTCGAGTTTTCAAAAATGCAAAGACTCAACTGTTACttggtcttttaaaaatgaatttcgtTCCTTTCTCCTGATGGGAATTccctttgtggcatgtggaacaCAGAATGTCACCTCTCTCCTGCTGGAATCCTGTTCAGTGATAGCCATGCTCCAGAACATTCAGCTGCAGAGAAACAGCAGGTGACACCTGGAGATAGGATGCTAAGCACAGTAGTATGGCAacccccaccccgcacccccccccccccgctccgtcccccccaccgccccgcccccgcgAGTTTAAGGAGCAGCCTGGGCCCTGCCTGTCCCTGACCACAGATAGGAGGCGCTTGCTTCCAAAAGCAACACAGAGTTTCTTATGATTTTCTTCAGCAGGAAATGTCAAATAGTGGAGTTTAGAATTACACTATATAAATTTACTTGAATTGGGTAAAAACAAACTGACATTTGAAAGTTGAAGCTGCAAATAGTTGATTTTGGCTTTTAATTggcataaaaaatttttttttccttttgagacAAGATGAAAGCTCTGATGATGTGGAATGTggaaatttggggaaaatatattAAGCTTGCTGGAGAAAAGCAGACAAAAAGTTCAGAGCTTTCAAAAATCATTTATCAGCTATTGAGTGTGAGATTAAACCCATTTACATAAAATCATTAAATGCTTACTTTTAATTGAGAGAATAGAAGAATAGCATTTAAATTTTACTATTAAATTAAATGGCTAGTTGGCAATCTTTAAGAGCACAAGAGGCTTAGAAAGCCAATTAGTGTATAAAAGGCAATGACG contains these protein-coding regions:
- the FZD8 gene encoding frizzled-8, which translates into the protein MEWGYLLEVASLLAALALLQRSSGAAAASAKELACQEITVPLCKGIGYNYTYMPNQFNHDTQDEAGLEVHQFWPLVEIQCSPDLKFFLCSMYTPICLEDYKKPLPPCRSVCERAKAGCAPLMRQYGFAWPDRMRCDRLPEQGNPDTLCMDYNRTDLTTAAPSPPRRPPPPPPGEQPPSGSGHGRPPGARPPSRGRGGGGDAAAPPARGGGGGGGGGGAKARPPGGGAAPCEPGCQCRAPMVSVSSERHPLYNRVKTGQIANCALPCHNPFFSQDERAFTVFWIGLWSVLCFVSTFATVSTFLIDMERFKYPERPIIFLSACYLFVSVGYLVRLVAGHEKVACSGGAGTAGGAGGAGGAAAGAGAAGAGAGGPGGRGEYEELGAVEQHVRYETTGPALCTVVFLLVYFFGMASSIWWVILSLTWFLAAGMKWGNEAIAGYSQYFHLAAWLVPSVKSIAVLALSSVDGDPVAGICYVGNQSLDNLRGFVLAPLVIYLFIGTMFLLAGFVSLFRIRSVIKQQGGPTKTHKLEKLMIRLGLFTVLYTVPAAVVVACLFYEQHNRPRWEATHNCPCLRDLQPDQARRPDYAVFMLKYFMCLVVGITSGVWVWSGKTLESWRALCTRCCWASKGAGAAGAGAAGGGPGGGGPGAGGGGGPGAGGAGSLYSDVSTGLTWRSGTASSVSYPKQMPLSQV